In Anopheles gambiae chromosome 2, idAnoGambNW_F1_1, whole genome shotgun sequence, a single window of DNA contains:
- the LOC1276339 gene encoding basic helix-loop-helix ARNT-like protein 1 isoform X1 translates to MVARNFSLQDLPYNRVLQVPDEEREFLALDELKPHQLTELGVAVTCASSGGGQQQQQQQLHQSAPSHRTLVAGGGDGEVPNPVITTGGLLQNYHHHNVFYELGAATNSPSNASAVPTEHMTGGPDASLLVDPSLAGTMSAVSNLSTLSAAGSGNHLLHLVDHGHSHHDHQHSAGGARKRKFSFNDTSDIEDDTCDDSKSVRTADESKKQNHSEIEKRRRDKMNTYITELSAMIPMCHAMSRKLDKLTVLRMAVQHLKTIRGAVHSYTEGHYKPAFLSDQELKMLILQAAEGFLFVVGCDRGRILYVSESVSHILNYSQGDLLGQSWFDILHPKDVAKVKEQLSSSDLSPRERLIDAKTMLPVKTDVPQGVTRLCPGARRSFFCRMKCKANVQVKEEADQPNSVSSVNNVCHRRKKQVNSDKKYSVIQCTGYLKSWAPAKIGLEENETDGEGDSCNLSCLVAVGRVQPNLSQSCSLSSNGLHTPSGANGGRSRNGSNAATGPGSGAGGGATGSSSNGNPSATPSNGSNGKQLNRNTIPNLRNVQFISRHAMDGKFLFVDQRATLVLGFLPQELLGTSMYEYYHHEDIPALAESHKAALQGTQCVTTSVYRLRTKETGFVRLQSEWKSFRNPWTKEIEYLIAKNNVILAELGDGGTARAGGYGMGELGDGTGEPGSGAPGQPGVGYEFFNHTNGREIQRMINSHVEASKIGRQIAEQVLDHQRRVGDSSSESSPNPNEPTLQPAFSSALSEANHSNDAITSGEHSMVTSTGVSPSSMAVVPPTVTTRINGTLPGYSHVQTNAIISPEHDVSQTQASSTDGNDEAAMAVIMSLLEADAGLGGPVDFSGLPWPLP, encoded by the exons ATGGTGGCGCGCAACTTCTCCCTGCAGGATCTACCGTACAACCGTGTGCTGCAGGTGCCGGACGAGGAGCGCGAGTTTCTGGCACTGGATGAGCTGAAACCGCACCAGCTGACCGAGCTCGGTGTGGCGGTTACCTGTGCATCTTCCGGTGGcggccaacagcagcagcagcagcagctgcatcaATCGGCGCCATCCCATCGGACACTGGTGGCTGGTGGGGGCGACGGCGAGGTGCCCAATCCGGTCATCACGACCGGCGGCCTGTTGCAGAACTATCACCATCATAACGTTTTCTATGAGCTTGGAGCAGCGACCAACTCACCGTCCAA TGCCAGTGCGGTGCCGACGGAGCACATGACCGGTGGCCCGGATGCGTCCCTCCTGGTGGATCCGTCGCTGGCCGGCACAATGTCTGCGGTGAGCAATCTCAGCACCCTCTCGGCCGCCGGTAGCGGCAACCATCTGCTGCACCTAGTCGACCACGGACACTCGCACCATGACCACCAGCACTCGGCCGGGGGAGCGCGGAAACGAAAGTTTTCCTTCAA TGATACGAGCGACATTGAAGATGACACCTGTGATGATTCAAAATCCGTCAGAACGGCCGACGAGAGCAAAAA GCAAAACCACAGCGAGATCGAGAAACGGCGGCGGGACAAAATGAACACCTACATCACGGAGCTGTCCGCGATGATACCGATGTGCCATGCGATGTCCCGCAAGCTGGATAAGCTCACCGTGCTGCGGATGGCGGTGCAGCATTTGAAAACGATCCGGGGTGCGGTGCACTCCTACACCGAGGGCCACTACAAGCCGGCCTTCCTGTCCGATCAGGAGCTGAAGATGCTGATATTGCAAGCGGCCGAAGGGTTCCTGTTTGTGGTCGGGTGCGATCGGGGCCGAATACTGTACGTGTCGGAGTCCGTATCGCACATACTGAACTACTCGCAG GGTGATCTTCTTGGGCAGAGTTGGTTCGACATTCTGCACCCGAAAGACGTCGCGAAAGTGAAGGAGCAACTCTCATCATCGGATTTAAGCCCGCGGGAACGTCTGATCGATGCCAAAA CAATGCTGCCGGTAAAGACGGATGTCCCTCAGGGTGTAACGCGGCTCTGTCCCGGCGCTCGCCGTTCCTTCTTCTGCCGGATGAAGTGCAAAGCGAACGTGCAGGTGAAGGAGGAAGCCGACCAACCGAACAGTGTGTCCAGCGTGAACAACGTGTGCCATCGGCGCAAAAAGCAGGTCAATTCTG ACAAGAAGTATTCCGTGATACAGTGCACCGGGTACCTGAAATCGTGGGCCCCGGCCAAGATCGGGCTGGAGGAGAACGAAACCGACGGTGAGGGCGATTCGTGCAACCTGTCCTGCCTGGTGGCGGTGGGCCGCGTACAACCCAACCTTAGCCAAAGCTGCAGCCTATCGTCGAACGGACTGCACACGCCCAGCGGCGCAAATGGTGGAAGGTCGCGAAATGGAAGTAACGCCGCCACGGGCCCTGGGTCGGGTGCGGGCGGTGGTGCAACAGGGTCCTCCAGCAACGGTAATCCTTCGGCAACACCGAGCAATGGGAGCAACGGGAAGCAGCTGAATCGCAACACCATCCCAAACCTGCGCAACGTTCAGTTCATCTCGCGCCACGCGATGGACGGGAAGTTTCTGTTTGTGGATCAGCGAGCCACGCTGGTGCTGGGATTTCTGCCCCAGGAGCTGCTCGGCACGAGCATGTACGAGTACTACCACCACGAGGACATACCGGCACTGGCCGAATCACACAAGGCCGCCCTGCAGGGGACGCAGTGCGTCACCACCTCCGTCTATCGGTTGCGCACGAAGGAGACGGGCTTTGTGCGGCTGCAGAGCGAGTGGAAATCGTTCCGCAATCCGTGGACGAAGGAGATCGAGTATCTGATCGCGAAGAATAATGTGATCTTGGCGGAGCTGGGCGATGGCGGGACGGCACGGGCCGGCGGGTACGGGATGGGTGAGCTCGGCGATGGTACGGGTGAGCCGGGTTCGGGTGCACCCGGCCAGCCGGGCGTTGGGTATGAGTTCTTCAATCACA CGAATGGACGTGAAATACAGCGCATGATCAATTCGCACGTGGAGGCGAGCAAAATTGGCCGTCAGATTGCGGAACAGGTGCTGGACCATCAGCGACGGGTCGGAGACTCTTCGTCAG AGAGTAGTCCCAATCCGAACGAACCAACCCTACAACCCGCCTTCAGCTCCGCACTGTCCGAGGCGAACCATTCGAACGATGCAATCACTTCCGGCGAACACAGCATGGTCACCTCGACCGGCGTGTCGCCTTCCTCGATGGCCGTCGTGCCGCCGACAGTGACGACGCGCATCAACGGAACCCTGCCCGGCTACAGCCACGTGCAGACGAACGCCATCATCAGCCCGGAACATG ATGTATCGCAAACGCAAGCCAGCAGCACGGACGGAAACGATGAGGCAGCGATGGCCGTCATCATGAGCCTGCTGGAAGCGGATGCCGGTCTCGGTGGTCCGGTCGATTTTTCCGGCCTGCCCTGGCCATTGCCGTAG
- the LOC1276339 gene encoding protein cycle isoform X2, whose protein sequence is MTGGPDASLLVDPSLAGTMSAVSNLSTLSAAGSGNHLLHLVDHGHSHHDHQHSAGGARKRKFSFNDTSDIEDDTCDDSKSVRTADESKKQNHSEIEKRRRDKMNTYITELSAMIPMCHAMSRKLDKLTVLRMAVQHLKTIRGAVHSYTEGHYKPAFLSDQELKMLILQAAEGFLFVVGCDRGRILYVSESVSHILNYSQGDLLGQSWFDILHPKDVAKVKEQLSSSDLSPRERLIDAKTMLPVKTDVPQGVTRLCPGARRSFFCRMKCKANVQVKEEADQPNSVSSVNNVCHRRKKQVNSDKKYSVIQCTGYLKSWAPAKIGLEENETDGEGDSCNLSCLVAVGRVQPNLSQSCSLSSNGLHTPSGANGGRSRNGSNAATGPGSGAGGGATGSSSNGNPSATPSNGSNGKQLNRNTIPNLRNVQFISRHAMDGKFLFVDQRATLVLGFLPQELLGTSMYEYYHHEDIPALAESHKAALQGTQCVTTSVYRLRTKETGFVRLQSEWKSFRNPWTKEIEYLIAKNNVILAELGDGGTARAGGYGMGELGDGTGEPGSGAPGQPGVGYEFFNHTNGREIQRMINSHVEASKIGRQIAEQVLDHQRRVGDSSSESSPNPNEPTLQPAFSSALSEANHSNDAITSGEHSMVTSTGVSPSSMAVVPPTVTTRINGTLPGYSHVQTNAIISPEHDVSQTQASSTDGNDEAAMAVIMSLLEADAGLGGPVDFSGLPWPLP, encoded by the exons ATGACCGGTGGCCCGGATGCGTCCCTCCTGGTGGATCCGTCGCTGGCCGGCACAATGTCTGCGGTGAGCAATCTCAGCACCCTCTCGGCCGCCGGTAGCGGCAACCATCTGCTGCACCTAGTCGACCACGGACACTCGCACCATGACCACCAGCACTCGGCCGGGGGAGCGCGGAAACGAAAGTTTTCCTTCAA TGATACGAGCGACATTGAAGATGACACCTGTGATGATTCAAAATCCGTCAGAACGGCCGACGAGAGCAAAAA GCAAAACCACAGCGAGATCGAGAAACGGCGGCGGGACAAAATGAACACCTACATCACGGAGCTGTCCGCGATGATACCGATGTGCCATGCGATGTCCCGCAAGCTGGATAAGCTCACCGTGCTGCGGATGGCGGTGCAGCATTTGAAAACGATCCGGGGTGCGGTGCACTCCTACACCGAGGGCCACTACAAGCCGGCCTTCCTGTCCGATCAGGAGCTGAAGATGCTGATATTGCAAGCGGCCGAAGGGTTCCTGTTTGTGGTCGGGTGCGATCGGGGCCGAATACTGTACGTGTCGGAGTCCGTATCGCACATACTGAACTACTCGCAG GGTGATCTTCTTGGGCAGAGTTGGTTCGACATTCTGCACCCGAAAGACGTCGCGAAAGTGAAGGAGCAACTCTCATCATCGGATTTAAGCCCGCGGGAACGTCTGATCGATGCCAAAA CAATGCTGCCGGTAAAGACGGATGTCCCTCAGGGTGTAACGCGGCTCTGTCCCGGCGCTCGCCGTTCCTTCTTCTGCCGGATGAAGTGCAAAGCGAACGTGCAGGTGAAGGAGGAAGCCGACCAACCGAACAGTGTGTCCAGCGTGAACAACGTGTGCCATCGGCGCAAAAAGCAGGTCAATTCTG ACAAGAAGTATTCCGTGATACAGTGCACCGGGTACCTGAAATCGTGGGCCCCGGCCAAGATCGGGCTGGAGGAGAACGAAACCGACGGTGAGGGCGATTCGTGCAACCTGTCCTGCCTGGTGGCGGTGGGCCGCGTACAACCCAACCTTAGCCAAAGCTGCAGCCTATCGTCGAACGGACTGCACACGCCCAGCGGCGCAAATGGTGGAAGGTCGCGAAATGGAAGTAACGCCGCCACGGGCCCTGGGTCGGGTGCGGGCGGTGGTGCAACAGGGTCCTCCAGCAACGGTAATCCTTCGGCAACACCGAGCAATGGGAGCAACGGGAAGCAGCTGAATCGCAACACCATCCCAAACCTGCGCAACGTTCAGTTCATCTCGCGCCACGCGATGGACGGGAAGTTTCTGTTTGTGGATCAGCGAGCCACGCTGGTGCTGGGATTTCTGCCCCAGGAGCTGCTCGGCACGAGCATGTACGAGTACTACCACCACGAGGACATACCGGCACTGGCCGAATCACACAAGGCCGCCCTGCAGGGGACGCAGTGCGTCACCACCTCCGTCTATCGGTTGCGCACGAAGGAGACGGGCTTTGTGCGGCTGCAGAGCGAGTGGAAATCGTTCCGCAATCCGTGGACGAAGGAGATCGAGTATCTGATCGCGAAGAATAATGTGATCTTGGCGGAGCTGGGCGATGGCGGGACGGCACGGGCCGGCGGGTACGGGATGGGTGAGCTCGGCGATGGTACGGGTGAGCCGGGTTCGGGTGCACCCGGCCAGCCGGGCGTTGGGTATGAGTTCTTCAATCACA CGAATGGACGTGAAATACAGCGCATGATCAATTCGCACGTGGAGGCGAGCAAAATTGGCCGTCAGATTGCGGAACAGGTGCTGGACCATCAGCGACGGGTCGGAGACTCTTCGTCAG AGAGTAGTCCCAATCCGAACGAACCAACCCTACAACCCGCCTTCAGCTCCGCACTGTCCGAGGCGAACCATTCGAACGATGCAATCACTTCCGGCGAACACAGCATGGTCACCTCGACCGGCGTGTCGCCTTCCTCGATGGCCGTCGTGCCGCCGACAGTGACGACGCGCATCAACGGAACCCTGCCCGGCTACAGCCACGTGCAGACGAACGCCATCATCAGCCCGGAACATG ATGTATCGCAAACGCAAGCCAGCAGCACGGACGGAAACGATGAGGCAGCGATGGCCGTCATCATGAGCCTGCTGGAAGCGGATGCCGGTCTCGGTGGTCCGGTCGATTTTTCCGGCCTGCCCTGGCCATTGCCGTAG
- the LOC1276340 gene encoding probable cytochrome P450 305a1 — protein MFAILLSLTVALLCTYLINEFRRPANYPPGPPWLPIVGNTPYIRKLARQYGGQHKVFELLGKTYRSDVIGLKLGREYVVVALNYPAVNEVHRNDVFTGRPDNFFIRLRTMGTRLGVTCTDGAFWAEHRNFVTRHLRQVGYGRQPMQVQIQNELNELIDVIRERHQQPIWPGSILSISVINVLWTFVTGTRIPREDDRLQRLLRLLQDRSKAFDMSGGVLCQLPWLRFIAPEWSGYNLLRRFNLELNEFFAPTIAAHHANFSEDKANDDLIYGYIKEMRDRQDDPQSTFTDLQLTMIILDIFIAGGQTTSTTLDLALMMMLVRPDIQARVRQEIDTTLRSDELPQQTDRSQLPYTDAFLLEVQRFFHIVPVSGPRRTLADCSLGGYRVPKDTTVLIGLRTVHMDRDYWGDPEVFRPERFLESERDTAGKPHLHTDRLMFFGIGKRRCLGEVLARACLFTFFVGVMQKFELLKPEGGNREMEPSIVLRPGITLSPKPYQVVFRPR, from the exons GTCCACCATGGCTGCCCATAGTCGGCAACACACCGTACATACGCAAGCTCGCCCGTCAGTACGGTGGACAGCATAAGGTGTTCGAGCTGCTCGGCAAAACCTACCGCAGCGATGTGATTGGCCTGAAGCTGGGCCGCGAGTATGTGGTCGTAGCGCTCAACTACCCCGCCGTTAACGAGGTACACCGGAACGATGTCTTTACCGGGCGGCCCGATAACTTCTTCATTCGCTTGCGAACGATGGGGACACG ACTCGGTGTTACCTGCACAGACGGTGCGTTCTGGGCGGAGCATCGTAACTTTGTAACGCGCCACCTCCGGCAGGTCGGGTACGGCCGGCAACCGATGCAGGTGCAGATCCAGAACGAGCTGAACGAGCTGATCGATGTGATCCGCGAGCGCCATCAGCAACCGATCTGGCCCGGCAGCATCCTCTCGATCAGTGTCATCAACGTGCTGTGGACATTCGTGACCGGGACGCGCATACCACGCGAGGACGATCGGCTCCAGCGCCTGCTCCGGCTGCTACAGGACCGCTCGAAAGCGTTCGACATGTCGGGCGGTGTGTTGTGCCAGCTGCCCTGGCTGCGGTTCATTGCGCCCGAATGGAGCGGGTACAATCTGTTGCGACGATTCAACCTGGAACTGAACGAGTTCTTTGCTCCGACCATTGCCGCCCATCATGCAAACTTTAGCGAGGATAAAGCAAACGACGACCTGATCTACGGCTACATCAAGGAGATGCGCGATCGCCAGGACGATCCGCAGTCCACCTTTACCGATCTGCAGCTGACGATGATCATACTGGACATCTTTATTGCCGGCGGCCAAACGACCAGCACCACACTGGACCTAGCGCTCATGATGATGCTCGTTCGGCCGGACATTCAGGCACGCGTGCGACAAGAAATCGATACCACACTGCGGTCCGACGAGCTGCCGCAGCAAACCGACCGCTCGCAGCTACCGTACACGGACGCTTTTCTGCTCGAGGTGCAGCGCTTCTTTCACATTGTGCCGGTGAGTGGACCGCGCCGTACGCTAGCAGACTGCAGTCTCGGAGGCTACCGGGTGCCGAAGGACACGACCGTACTGATCGGTCTGCGTACGGTGCACATGGACCGGGACTATTGGGGCGATCCGGAGGTGTTCCGGCCGGAACGGTTCTTGGAAAGTGAACGGGACACAGCAGGCAAGCCCCATCTGCACACGGATCGGTTAATGTTTTTCGGCATCGGTAAGCGGCGCTGTTTGGGTGAGGTGCTGGCCAGGGCGtgcttgtttacgtttttcgTCGGAGTAATGCAAAAGTTTGAACTACTTAAACCGGAAGGTGGTAATCGTGAGATGGAACCGTCGATTGTGTTGCGGCCAGGCATAACGCTGTCGCCCAAACCGTACCAGGTAGTGTTTCGTCCGCGATGA